A portion of the Tachysurus fulvidraco isolate hzauxx_2018 chromosome 8, HZAU_PFXX_2.0, whole genome shotgun sequence genome contains these proteins:
- the mrpl10 gene encoding 39S ribosomal protein L10, mitochondrial, giving the protein MAATLCGRIVTKTGCLPLVQSLRHGSKAVTRHRKPMHFLKQKLMAVTEYIPPQRAAPPAALASRNWKTEEESGLVRLLKRDLEKVFNECKMIAVLQNNAINAEDMLLLKHKLRKHDITIKFFPNKVMRSFLPGSPYSNMQPLFIGQTVLFVSKEPKVKEMLQVLRRSPQMLLLGACIENTLLSGEGILNYSKLPSMCTVHGELVGGLTLMASHTVSLLHRHPAHLSALLQQYIQQQQQQQQQPADSAEHRAASESEETKA; this is encoded by the exons ATGGCAGCGACCTTGTGTGGCAGGATTGTCACAAAAAcag GATGTCTACCTCTGGTTCAGAGTTTGCGTCATGGCTCCAAAGCTGTAACACGCCACAGAAAGCCCATGCACTTTCTGAAGCAGAAGCTGATGGCTGTTACAGAATACATTCCCCCTCAACGTGCTGCTCCTCCTGCAGCTCTGGCATCACGCAACTGGAAAACCGAAGAG GAAAGTGGCCTGGTGAGACTGTTAAAGAGAGACCTGGAGAAGGTCTTTAACGAGTGTAAGATGATTGCTGTGCTCCAAAACAATGCCATCAATGCTGAGGATATGTTACTGCTAAAGCACAAGCTTAGAAAACATGACATCACCATAAAATTTTTCCCCAACAAG GTAATGAGATCCTTTCTTCCCGGcagcccttatagcaacatgcaACCTTTGTTCATTGGACAAACCGTATTGTTTGTAAGCAAAGAGCCAAAAGTGAAGGAAATGTTACAAGTGTTAAGGAGAAGTCCACAGATGCTGCTATTAG GTGCCTGCATTGAGAACACACTACTCTCAGGAGAAGGAATTCTTAACTACTCCAAGCTGCCGTCCATGTGTACTGTCCATGGTGAACTGGTTGGAGGCTTGACCTTGATGGCGTCACACACCGTTTCACTGCTGCATCGGCACCCTGCACATCTCTCAGCTCTCCTCCAGCAGTAtattcagcagcagcagcagcagcagcagcagcctgcAGACAGTGCTGAGCACAGGGCAGCATCTGAATCTGAGGAAACAAAGGCCTGA